One segment of Leptospiraceae bacterium DNA contains the following:
- the tsaB gene encoding tRNA (adenosine(37)-N6)-threonylcarbamoyltransferase complex dimerization subunit type 1 TsaB, with amino-acid sequence MRILFFDTSCEFILVGLYTTNDTEIKEEYFYSGYHPREASFRLLGDIETALKAVTWDKPDLVVCCKGPGSFTGIRISVTTARNLAQIWNIPVLGLDTIEMYSSYYANYYSCPAVVTIDGKQKKVFCGYNDKEIYKGTYDIFPSEISNVFKKELSGESINIISDTDLVSSNYNILFSLPNPIYILKKEISTLKTSNTIDNSFSKLLPNYMRETYAHKP; translated from the coding sequence ATGCGGATTTTATTTTTTGATACTAGTTGTGAATTTATTCTAGTAGGCTTATATACAACAAACGACACCGAGATAAAGGAAGAATACTTTTATTCCGGATATCACCCAAGAGAAGCATCTTTTCGTCTTTTGGGTGATATAGAAACAGCTCTTAAAGCGGTTACTTGGGATAAACCTGATTTAGTAGTTTGTTGCAAAGGTCCCGGTTCATTTACTGGAATTCGAATCTCTGTAACTACTGCGAGAAATTTGGCACAAATATGGAATATACCTGTCCTTGGATTAGATACAATTGAAATGTATTCATCCTATTATGCAAATTATTACAGTTGCCCTGCAGTAGTAACAATTGACGGAAAACAAAAAAAAGTTTTTTGCGGATATAACGATAAAGAAATCTATAAAGGAACCTACGATATATTCCCATCTGAAATATCCAATGTATTCAAAAAAGAATTATCAGGAGAAAGTATTAATATAATTTCAGATACTGATTTAGTTTCCAGCAATTATAATATACTTTTCTCACTGCCCAACCCAATATATATACTCAAAAAAGAAATATCTACCCTAAAAACTTCAAATACAATAGATAACTCATTTTCGAAATTATTACCTAATTATATGCGCGAAACGTATGCGCATAAACCTTAA
- a CDS encoding polysaccharide deacetylase family protein yields MFKYFIQILILIFVFPIQAETQPNELGKFLIITYHVIGEKDSVYTRTIQGLKDDLALLKKGNFHPLKISDLENRNFNIPRGKRPVFVTLDDSSQSQFDMDEKGNISPNCAVGIMEDFKKKNPDFPLTATFFILPGAKHPNNLFGQEKLTSKKLDFLVKNNYEIQNHTLWHANLKKYKDKIEEQIVESQKLLNKYLPDYKMTSLAMPFGVYPPKDYESKLISGKHKGIEYKHNLVFDYSNRASFSPYDKEFDPIHVRRVQAFKDNIDKMIQKYSESPDSYASDGDPNSITIPKKMEEKLNPKFKDKMKLVIY; encoded by the coding sequence ATGTTTAAATATTTTATTCAAATTTTAATTCTTATTTTTGTTTTTCCAATACAAGCAGAAACACAACCAAATGAACTAGGAAAATTTTTAATTATTACTTACCACGTAATAGGTGAAAAAGATTCCGTTTACACAAGAACAATTCAAGGTCTAAAAGATGATTTAGCACTATTAAAAAAAGGCAATTTTCATCCTCTCAAAATTTCTGATTTAGAAAACAGAAACTTTAATATACCAAGAGGCAAAAGACCAGTATTCGTAACTTTAGACGATTCCTCTCAAAGTCAATTTGATATGGATGAGAAAGGTAATATTTCGCCTAATTGTGCTGTAGGAATAATGGAAGACTTCAAAAAGAAAAATCCAGACTTTCCACTAACGGCAACTTTTTTTATTTTACCGGGCGCCAAACATCCGAATAATTTATTTGGCCAAGAAAAATTGACTTCTAAAAAATTAGATTTTTTAGTTAAAAATAACTATGAAATCCAGAATCATACGCTTTGGCATGCAAATTTAAAAAAATACAAAGATAAAATTGAAGAACAGATTGTAGAAAGCCAAAAACTATTAAACAAATACCTTCCAGATTATAAAATGACATCTCTCGCAATGCCTTTTGGAGTTTATCCACCAAAAGATTATGAATCAAAATTAATCTCAGGGAAACACAAAGGAATTGAATACAAACACAATTTAGTATTTGATTACTCAAATCGTGCAAGTTTTTCGCCCTATGATAAAGAATTTGATCCAATCCACGTTAGACGAGTGCAAGCATTTAAAGATAATATTGATAAGATGATTCAAAAGTATTCTGAATCCCCCGATTCCTATGCAAGTGATGGTGATCCAAACTCGATAACGATTCCTAAAAAAATGGAAGAAAAGTTAAATCCAAAATTTAAAGATAAAATGAAGCTGGTTATTTATTAA
- the mnmA gene encoding tRNA 2-thiouridine(34) synthase MnmA, with the protein MKKEKIIVAMSGGVDSAVTAGLLIEQGFEVIGVNIKTWEYEAPTCDTTKKSCCSPEDIRDAHDVGLSFNIPFYVVKMEKIFGDKVIDRFISDYQNGMTPNPCVECNTFVKFGALFEKAKALGINKIATGHYANIFKTENGRYAIANGVDTKKNQAYYLYGLSQENLMNTIFPLGNMEKKEVREHARRFGLAIAEKAESQEICFIPENDYRSFLKKRNIDFTPGFFKLANGSIVGKHSGKEGFTIGQRKGLGVSWKTPLYVVSIEDDGTVILGEEVETTCEEFSVIDLNYQGMDPLKEGESLTCKVQIRYRHKPVLCEIQNRNGKILVQPKEILQSVTPGQSSIFYPVNDNYLLLGGIIEKGSIKHKILTASLQLNHEVASLSI; encoded by the coding sequence ATGAAAAAGGAAAAGATCATAGTTGCAATGAGTGGCGGAGTTGATAGTGCGGTTACTGCCGGTTTACTAATAGAGCAAGGTTTTGAAGTAATTGGAGTAAACATTAAAACTTGGGAATACGAAGCACCAACCTGCGATACAACTAAAAAATCTTGCTGTTCACCGGAAGATATCCGAGACGCACATGATGTTGGATTAAGTTTTAATATTCCTTTTTATGTAGTTAAAATGGAAAAAATCTTCGGAGACAAAGTAATAGATAGGTTTATTAGTGACTACCAAAATGGTATGACTCCTAACCCATGTGTGGAGTGCAATACATTCGTAAAATTCGGAGCATTATTCGAAAAAGCGAAAGCACTTGGTATAAATAAAATTGCAACTGGTCACTATGCAAATATTTTCAAAACCGAAAATGGACGATATGCGATAGCCAATGGCGTAGACACAAAAAAAAACCAAGCTTACTATTTATACGGTCTTTCCCAAGAAAATTTAATGAATACTATTTTTCCTTTGGGCAATATGGAAAAAAAAGAAGTTAGAGAACATGCGAGACGATTTGGATTAGCCATTGCAGAAAAAGCAGAGTCACAAGAAATTTGTTTTATTCCTGAAAATGATTACAGAAGTTTTCTGAAAAAAAGGAACATAGACTTTACTCCCGGATTTTTCAAATTAGCAAATGGTTCCATTGTAGGAAAACATTCTGGCAAAGAAGGATTTACTATCGGTCAAAGAAAAGGTTTAGGTGTATCTTGGAAAACTCCGCTTTACGTTGTATCCATTGAAGATGATGGAACGGTCATCTTAGGCGAAGAAGTGGAAACCACTTGTGAGGAATTCAGTGTAATAGATTTGAACTACCAAGGAATGGATCCTTTAAAAGAAGGAGAAAGTCTAACTTGTAAAGTTCAAATTCGATATAGACACAAACCAGTACTATGTGAAATTCAAAATAGAAATGGGAAAATTCTTGTTCAACCTAAAGAAATTTTACAAAGTGTAACTCCTGGCCAGTCATCTATTTTTTATCCGGTTAATGATAATTATCTTTTACTAGGTGGAATTATCGAAAAAGGAAGCATTAAACATAAAATACTTACTGCTTCTTTGCAGTTAAATCACGAAGTTGCAAGCCTATCAATATAG
- a CDS encoding CHAT domain-containing protein codes for MIDLLIDRVGNVNIFNFLNSGQFHTESHIQSSIDSDLIFEYVKEIENLSKLSNNFLSNHEANFRVKPDVLKELKILGETFYDQFFPSPISDSLRSTSEKYLHFNVDSSLAEIPWELLYDGDCFLSDRFLIGRTVKGSKTFLQEENNQKLKMLIIADPTEDLEWAQKEGEVLFQILKEKVPSSVLDIEFIAGAQISKLKLLSMIRGKNIIHYAGHLYFSEDPMENGWLLSGGKILKAREIKNSAFSTNLVFSNSCNSSRSAGLKNDKNIMNDFASSFLMSGIMSFIGTKWEVADNEHTLDFTIRFYLSLFSDKSLGESLHIAREFARKNYDPLDLIWANYSLYGHPDRIILNKSDNHRNKIIDPFLIRKSYPTPIAVSYAKFIADERTNSSENKMKSFIESFEEFSKLIGVIVLSDHKYKSLNQTYEQVSELNLTIWWDLIFKSMLDFKKLQITMVVESFLVVLFSNKDLIYKIINWIAKFRSGVLDSESLEGYLITSQYYYENLLVELNEFEKCYIFYISNDSDKHHLFYGYNKKETEIDSSQFGFFLNRLEEFRGKIVLLNKNKRSILPLVGINVIHKGTDKDTDVSLEFIHLQNNQLYSILT; via the coding sequence ATGATTGATTTATTAATTGATAGAGTCGGAAATGTAAATATTTTTAATTTTCTTAATTCTGGACAATTTCACACTGAATCACATATTCAGTCTTCTATCGATAGTGATTTGATTTTTGAATATGTAAAAGAAATAGAAAATCTATCTAAACTTTCAAATAATTTTTTATCCAACCACGAAGCAAATTTTCGTGTCAAACCCGATGTCCTAAAAGAATTAAAAATTTTAGGAGAAACATTCTACGATCAGTTTTTCCCTTCTCCTATTTCGGATAGTTTAAGGTCTACTTCAGAGAAATACTTACATTTTAATGTAGATAGTAGTCTGGCTGAAATTCCTTGGGAATTATTGTATGACGGAGATTGTTTTCTATCTGACAGATTTTTAATTGGTCGCACAGTCAAAGGTTCCAAAACATTTTTACAAGAAGAAAACAATCAAAAATTGAAAATGTTAATAATCGCTGATCCAACTGAGGATTTGGAATGGGCACAAAAAGAGGGTGAAGTTTTATTTCAAATACTTAAGGAGAAGGTGCCTTCTTCTGTATTAGATATCGAATTTATAGCAGGTGCTCAAATTTCTAAGTTAAAATTATTATCTATGATTCGCGGAAAAAATATTATCCATTATGCGGGGCATTTATATTTTTCAGAAGACCCAATGGAAAATGGTTGGCTGTTATCAGGTGGTAAAATTCTAAAGGCAAGGGAAATTAAGAATAGTGCCTTTTCAACTAATTTAGTGTTCAGCAATTCTTGTAATTCTTCTCGAAGTGCTGGTTTAAAAAATGACAAGAATATAATGAATGACTTTGCAAGTTCTTTTTTAATGTCCGGCATCATGAGTTTTATTGGAACAAAATGGGAAGTTGCGGATAATGAGCATACTCTTGATTTTACGATCCGTTTTTATCTTTCTCTTTTTAGTGATAAAAGTTTAGGAGAGTCACTTCATATAGCTCGAGAATTTGCACGAAAAAATTATGATCCATTAGATTTAATTTGGGCTAATTACTCTCTATATGGCCATCCAGATAGAATCATTCTCAATAAAAGTGATAATCATCGAAATAAAATAATTGATCCTTTTTTAATCAGAAAATCTTATCCGACACCAATTGCAGTGTCCTATGCCAAATTTATTGCAGACGAAAGAACTAATTCAAGCGAAAATAAAATGAAATCTTTTATAGAGAGTTTTGAAGAATTTTCCAAATTAATTGGTGTAATAGTTTTGAGTGACCATAAATACAAATCGTTGAATCAAACATATGAGCAGGTAAGTGAACTTAACCTCACGATCTGGTGGGATTTAATTTTTAAATCTATGTTAGATTTTAAAAAACTACAAATCACAATGGTTGTTGAATCCTTTTTAGTTGTGTTGTTTTCTAATAAAGATTTAATATATAAAATTATTAACTGGATTGCAAAATTTAGATCTGGCGTTTTAGATTCTGAAAGTTTAGAAGGATATTTAATTACATCTCAATACTATTATGAAAATCTATTAGTAGAATTAAACGAATTCGAAAAATGTTATATTTTTTATATTTCGAATGATTCCGATAAACATCATTTATTTTATGGTTACAATAAAAAAGAAACAGAAATTGACTCGTCACAATTTGGTTTTTTTCTAAATCGACTTGAAGAGTTTCGTGGTAAAATTGTTTTACTAAACAAAAATAAAAGATCAATTTTACCACTAGTTGGAATAAATGTTATTCATAAAGGAACCGACAAAGATACAGATGTATCTCTGGAATTCATTCATTTACAAAATAATCAATTGTATTCGATTTTAACATGA
- a CDS encoding SDR family oxidoreductase — protein sequence MLDKPLYNCKFLITGITDSGSLALASAKQVKKEGAELICSGLGLTQFHSNLSDKAKAYLEKTYSDFQETIFKELGADTLTFPLDVTIDASIDEATRFLKDKGIKLNGFLHSIAMDKTIRAGAVKPLIEVTREEFMGAMDVSAYSLIALTRSMLNQEVLLNNSSILSLSYLGAEKIVRHPYKNVGVAKAALERITRELAFELGKSHNIKVNSIRFSPFTGSKAGGAIQGLKEAFDFAEENAPMGNALPEDLGYEVAYLLRPYGRITGEIRHVDGGYNIRA from the coding sequence ATGTTAGATAAACCACTATATAATTGTAAATTTTTAATTACTGGTATTACAGACTCAGGGTCACTCGCCTTAGCTTCTGCCAAACAAGTAAAAAAGGAAGGTGCAGAATTAATCTGTTCTGGACTCGGGCTGACTCAATTTCATTCAAATCTTTCAGATAAAGCAAAGGCTTATTTAGAGAAAACCTATTCTGATTTTCAGGAAACAATTTTTAAAGAACTGGGAGCGGATACTCTTACTTTTCCTTTAGATGTGACTATCGATGCGAGTATTGACGAAGCTACCCGTTTTTTAAAAGATAAAGGAATAAAATTAAATGGATTTTTACACTCAATCGCTATGGACAAAACTATTCGTGCAGGCGCAGTAAAACCATTGATTGAAGTAACTAGAGAAGAATTTATGGGAGCTATGGATGTATCTGCTTACTCATTAATAGCACTTACCAGAAGTATGCTTAACCAAGAAGTTTTGCTGAATAATTCCTCCATATTATCTTTGAGTTATTTGGGAGCAGAAAAAATAGTCCGCCATCCTTATAAAAATGTCGGAGTTGCAAAGGCTGCGTTAGAGCGGATAACAAGAGAGTTAGCTTTTGAATTAGGAAAGTCTCATAATATCAAGGTAAACTCAATTAGATTTTCTCCTTTTACCGGAAGTAAAGCGGGAGGTGCCATTCAAGGGCTAAAAGAAGCCTTTGATTTTGCTGAGGAAAATGCTCCAATGGGAAATGCACTACCGGAAGATTTAGGATATGAAGTCGCATATTTACTTAGACCCTATGGACGTATTACTGGCGAAATTCGACATGTCGACGGTGGATATAATATTAGAGCTTAA
- a CDS encoding alpha-hydroxy-acid oxidizing protein, protein MSKIKGKTILIIGGGLLQLPVIETAKSMKLKVVVADMNPESPGFKIADEKIIMSTKDIEGMVREAKRFSEKEPVHAVLTAGTDASMTVAAVANALGLPGIRYIDAEAASNKVKMRKRLKEHNVPIPDFAPVWTIQDARDALDTLKFPLVIKPSDNMGARGVIKVNNRDELHAAFKHAKKYSPTGEVILEEFMPGPEVSVDALSWNGNIKMTGIADRIIEREPYFIEVGHNMPSRFSKEILDEVEDVMKRGMRALGITLGAGKGDIKITPNGVKVGEIAARLSGGFMSAYTYPLSTGVNLYRGAILIAFGEEPDDLEPKLNLVSIERSLIASPGKIVSISGVEEAKEIEGVNEIFLQSKVGDIITDPTNNIEKSGHIIITADTLQNAEKIFEEAKTIIHFESDSYYSLTEKSINQTARNKFGKEICWVCKVCDGTDCASGVPGMGGVGRMETFKDNSIALGEYKILPRYIRESVDPKLQWDFFGKKFTTPMMAAPMTGATTNMNNAMEEYQYSIAVLKGCLESGSIAWLGDGATPDKYIMMLDAIKKVDGHGILICKPRADEKLLEERFQEAERQSIFSLGMDIDAFNFKTMILKNQQSPSRGLKELSRIRSYTKLPFIVKGIMTPEDALLALDAGANAIVVSNHGGRVLDDMPGTARVLGKIAEAIKEKIPVLVDGGIRSGMDIFKMIAIGAKAVLVGRPIAISAVGGDSAGVKYLINQYSSELKNTMNITGAETLANIDSTMLLRK, encoded by the coding sequence ATGAGTAAAATAAAAGGTAAAACCATATTAATCATTGGTGGTGGATTATTACAATTACCTGTAATCGAAACTGCTAAATCTATGAAATTAAAAGTTGTCGTCGCTGATATGAACCCTGAATCTCCAGGTTTTAAAATTGCGGACGAGAAAATTATTATGAGCACAAAAGATATCGAAGGAATGGTACGTGAGGCGAAACGGTTTTCAGAAAAAGAACCAGTACATGCTGTCCTAACGGCAGGAACGGATGCAAGTATGACAGTTGCGGCAGTAGCAAACGCATTAGGTCTTCCAGGAATTCGGTACATTGATGCTGAAGCCGCTTCCAACAAAGTAAAGATGCGAAAACGTTTAAAAGAACATAATGTACCAATTCCAGACTTCGCTCCTGTATGGACCATTCAAGATGCAAGAGACGCTCTGGATACTCTCAAGTTTCCCCTTGTAATTAAACCTTCTGATAACATGGGAGCAAGAGGAGTAATAAAAGTAAATAATCGAGATGAATTGCATGCCGCCTTTAAACATGCTAAAAAGTATTCTCCTACGGGAGAAGTGATACTAGAAGAATTTATGCCCGGCCCAGAAGTATCTGTAGATGCTTTAAGTTGGAATGGTAATATTAAAATGACTGGTATTGCTGATAGGATTATTGAGCGAGAACCCTATTTTATTGAAGTCGGTCATAATATGCCATCTCGTTTTTCTAAAGAGATTTTAGACGAAGTTGAAGATGTAATGAAAAGAGGTATGCGGGCACTTGGTATTACCCTCGGAGCTGGAAAGGGTGATATAAAGATTACCCCCAACGGAGTAAAAGTAGGAGAAATTGCAGCTAGGCTTTCGGGCGGTTTTATGTCTGCCTATACTTATCCACTTTCTACAGGTGTTAATTTGTATCGTGGCGCCATATTAATTGCATTCGGAGAGGAACCTGACGATCTCGAACCCAAACTAAATTTAGTATCTATTGAACGTTCTTTAATTGCATCTCCAGGAAAAATCGTATCCATTTCAGGAGTTGAAGAAGCCAAAGAAATTGAAGGGGTAAATGAAATTTTCCTCCAATCAAAAGTGGGAGATATTATTACAGATCCAACAAATAATATCGAAAAATCAGGACACATAATCATTACGGCAGATACATTACAAAATGCAGAAAAAATTTTCGAAGAGGCCAAAACTATTATTCATTTTGAGTCTGATAGTTATTATTCTCTAACAGAAAAAAGTATTAATCAAACCGCACGGAATAAATTTGGCAAAGAAATTTGTTGGGTTTGTAAAGTTTGCGATGGAACTGATTGTGCATCCGGTGTACCGGGAATGGGTGGTGTAGGAAGAATGGAAACATTCAAGGATAATTCAATTGCTCTTGGAGAATATAAAATTTTACCTCGATATATAAGGGAAAGTGTTGATCCCAAACTACAATGGGACTTTTTTGGAAAAAAATTTACAACCCCAATGATGGCAGCTCCTATGACAGGAGCAACGACTAATATGAATAATGCGATGGAAGAATACCAATATTCTATTGCAGTATTAAAAGGTTGTCTTGAATCAGGTAGTATCGCTTGGCTTGGAGATGGTGCGACCCCTGATAAATATATTATGATGTTAGATGCGATAAAAAAAGTAGACGGTCACGGAATACTTATTTGCAAACCTCGTGCAGATGAAAAATTATTAGAAGAGCGATTTCAAGAAGCAGAGAGACAAAGTATATTTTCGCTCGGAATGGACATTGATGCATTTAACTTCAAAACAATGATTTTGAAAAATCAGCAATCACCAAGTCGTGGCCTGAAAGAACTCTCTCGCATAAGAAGTTATACCAAACTTCCTTTTATTGTAAAAGGAATTATGACTCCAGAAGATGCATTGCTTGCTTTAGATGCAGGAGCAAACGCAATCGTTGTTTCAAATCATGGCGGGCGAGTATTAGATGATATGCCAGGTACGGCGAGAGTTCTTGGAAAAATAGCAGAAGCCATAAAAGAAAAAATACCAGTTTTGGTCGACGGAGGAATTAGAAGTGGAATGGACATTTTCAAAATGATTGCAATTGGAGCTAAGGCAGTACTTGTAGGAAGACCAATTGCTATATCTGCCGTGGGGGGGGACTCTGCTGGCGTAAAATATTTAATTAACCAATATTCCTCTGAATTAAAAAATACAATGAATATCACAGGTGCAGAGACACTAGCAAACATTGATTCTACTATGCTTTTACGTAAGTAA
- a CDS encoding RNA polymerase sigma factor, with protein MKLSQEEIFALVQSCATGNQESLKKFFEVFSEDIYNFPIRVFHLEEDDASEFFIYAYERLKSGKRFHTFVGKSGFKTWLYTVLRNMLIDWKRNKRELKIVSRVKVNSDGVEYYSIENEPDTKIDLQREADTISVRFREALSELKIDSRIIFKLAYIYYLNLELDEVEYLLEKTNLSKEELQKEIIAIRDILSDKEIQAIQNEDKIASLYMNILELKQFQEKEKPIVFSDNLPNYDKVQISIEKKYEQRRKLIDKKSKGNFITRTPYRIIAKLLDIPEGSVSISLQRVLEKIQKKITKYEI; from the coding sequence ATGAAATTATCTCAGGAAGAAATATTTGCCTTAGTTCAGTCCTGCGCTACAGGAAACCAAGAATCCCTTAAAAAATTTTTTGAGGTTTTCTCGGAAGATATTTACAATTTTCCAATCCGTGTATTCCATTTAGAAGAAGATGATGCAAGCGAATTCTTTATCTACGCCTATGAAAGATTAAAGTCCGGAAAGCGTTTTCACACATTTGTCGGAAAGTCGGGCTTCAAAACTTGGCTCTATACTGTCCTTCGAAATATGCTCATCGATTGGAAACGAAATAAACGAGAATTAAAGATTGTTTCTAGGGTGAAAGTAAATTCTGATGGAGTTGAATATTACTCTATCGAAAATGAACCTGATACAAAAATTGACCTTCAGCGAGAGGCAGATACTATTTCAGTAAGATTTAGAGAGGCACTTTCTGAACTTAAGATTGATAGTAGGATAATATTTAAATTGGCATACATTTATTATCTGAATTTGGAATTGGATGAAGTAGAATACTTACTGGAAAAGACTAATCTTTCCAAAGAAGAACTTCAGAAGGAAATAATCGCAATTCGGGATATATTAAGTGATAAAGAAATCCAAGCAATACAGAATGAAGACAAAATTGCTTCCCTTTATATGAATATTTTGGAACTAAAACAATTCCAAGAAAAAGAGAAACCTATTGTTTTTTCGGATAATTTGCCAAACTATGATAAAGTCCAAATCTCTATAGAAAAAAAATACGAACAACGTCGCAAGTTAATTGATAAAAAGAGTAAAGGAAATTTCATTACCCGTACGCCTTATAGAATAATTGCTAAACTGCTGGATATACCAGAGGGTAGTGTAAGTATTTCCCTACAGAGAGTATTAGAAAAAATTCAAAAAAAAATTACAAAATATGAAATATAA
- a CDS encoding M23 family metallopeptidase, with the protein MKKILLILFLMIPNYLIMGDDSTEKNSDSFIWPVGGENIDSKLSSLFGESRGDHFHNGVDVSSDNEKVSAIENATVIYSHYSSDNPFENESGSGNSVWLLHNKDILSAYYHLKDGRASEIQEKRVVKKGEMIGKTGNTGHSSGSHLHFVIAKDQGRKIIDPLKILPKVKDTRSPTISSLILTIGKNITYINDGDSFNSSNQFPITVDIADAGERKGQRRGVKSIQFTFNNKVFKESNFNELSLANGKWQNEDGLTFNELFFENHYYIGDLKFISGDNTISIKATDFSNNKSEKTFTFYVNKIQKK; encoded by the coding sequence ATGAAAAAAATATTACTAATTCTTTTTTTAATGATTCCAAATTATCTAATTATGGGAGACGATTCTACAGAAAAAAATTCAGATTCCTTTATTTGGCCTGTAGGTGGGGAAAATATTGATTCAAAATTATCATCTCTTTTTGGGGAATCACGAGGGGATCATTTTCATAACGGCGTAGACGTTTCCTCAGACAATGAAAAGGTTTCAGCTATAGAAAATGCCACCGTGATCTATAGCCATTACAGTTCCGACAATCCATTTGAAAATGAAAGTGGAAGTGGAAATAGCGTCTGGTTATTACACAATAAGGATATTTTATCAGCCTATTATCATCTTAAGGACGGAAGGGCCTCAGAAATTCAAGAAAAACGAGTAGTGAAAAAAGGAGAAATGATCGGTAAAACTGGGAATACTGGTCACTCGAGTGGTTCTCATTTACATTTTGTTATAGCAAAAGACCAAGGCAGAAAAATCATTGATCCGCTAAAAATTCTCCCAAAGGTAAAAGATACAAGATCTCCTACTATTAGCAGTCTCATTCTTACGATTGGAAAAAACATTACGTATATCAATGATGGCGATTCATTTAATTCATCCAATCAGTTTCCAATTACCGTCGACATTGCAGATGCAGGCGAAAGAAAAGGACAACGGAGAGGAGTGAAATCAATTCAGTTTACTTTCAACAATAAAGTTTTTAAAGAGAGCAATTTTAATGAACTAAGCCTTGCAAATGGGAAATGGCAAAATGAAGATGGATTAACTTTCAATGAATTATTTTTCGAAAACCATTATTACATTGGGGATTTAAAATTTATTTCTGGTGATAACACAATTTCGATTAAGGCGACTGACTTTAGTAATAACAAATCTGAAAAAACATTTACATTTTATGTAAATAAAATCCAGAAGAAATAG